Proteins encoded together in one Streptomyces sp. TLI_171 window:
- a CDS encoding catalase: MPRTLTTESGAPVADNQNSASAGEYGPLLIQDQQLLEKLARFNRERIPERVVHARGSGAYGYFEVTDEVSQYTKAAFLSAVGKRTELFLRFSTVAGALGSTDAVRDPRGFAVKFYTEQGNYDLVGNNTPVFFIKDPIKFPDFIHSQKRDPYTGIQEADNVWDFWAHSPASTHQITWLFGDRGIPASYRHMNGYGSHTYQWVNAEGRAHWVKYHFKTNQGIRSLDAGQAADTAGGDADSHQRDLHQAIERGVFPSWTLYVQLMPVEDAADYRFNPFDVTKVWPHADYPLVKVGRLVLNRNPDNVFAEVEQAAFSPNNFVPGIGPSPDKMLQGRLFAYADAQRYRLGVNHTQLPVNAPRAVEAANYGQDGYSALNRNGRTKNYEPNSYDGPAQTDEPLHAPLAVTGHTGSWTTAAHAKDDDFHQAGELYRLMSEDEKARLIANLAGSLASVVRDDVVEKNLAHFHAADRDYGSRLATAVAQLRAANED, from the coding sequence ATGCCCAGAACCCTCACCACCGAGTCCGGCGCGCCCGTGGCGGACAACCAGAACAGCGCGTCCGCCGGCGAGTACGGCCCGCTGCTGATCCAGGACCAGCAACTGCTGGAGAAGCTGGCCCGGTTCAACCGGGAGCGGATCCCGGAGCGCGTGGTGCACGCCCGCGGCTCGGGCGCGTACGGCTACTTCGAGGTGACCGACGAGGTCTCGCAGTACACCAAGGCCGCGTTCCTGTCCGCCGTCGGCAAGCGCACCGAGCTGTTCCTGCGCTTCTCCACCGTCGCGGGCGCGCTCGGCTCCACCGACGCGGTCCGCGACCCGCGCGGATTCGCCGTCAAGTTCTACACCGAGCAGGGCAACTACGACCTGGTCGGCAACAACACCCCGGTGTTCTTCATCAAGGACCCGATCAAGTTCCCGGACTTCATCCACTCGCAGAAGCGCGACCCGTACACCGGCATCCAGGAAGCCGACAACGTCTGGGACTTCTGGGCGCACTCGCCGGCCTCCACCCACCAGATCACCTGGCTGTTCGGCGACCGCGGCATCCCCGCCTCCTACCGCCACATGAACGGCTACGGCTCGCACACCTACCAGTGGGTCAACGCCGAGGGCCGCGCGCACTGGGTGAAGTACCACTTCAAGACCAACCAGGGCATCCGCTCGCTGGACGCCGGCCAGGCCGCCGACACCGCCGGCGGCGACGCCGACAGCCACCAGCGCGACCTGCACCAGGCCATCGAGCGCGGGGTGTTCCCGTCCTGGACGCTGTACGTCCAGCTGATGCCGGTCGAGGACGCCGCCGACTACCGGTTCAACCCGTTCGACGTCACCAAGGTGTGGCCGCACGCGGACTACCCGCTGGTCAAGGTCGGCCGGCTGGTGCTCAACCGGAACCCGGACAACGTGTTCGCCGAGGTCGAGCAGGCCGCGTTCTCGCCGAACAACTTCGTGCCCGGCATCGGCCCGTCGCCCGACAAGATGCTGCAGGGCCGGCTGTTCGCCTACGCCGACGCCCAGCGCTACCGCCTCGGCGTCAACCACACCCAGCTGCCCGTCAACGCCCCGCGGGCGGTCGAGGCCGCCAACTACGGGCAGGACGGCTACAGCGCGCTCAACCGCAACGGCCGCACCAAGAACTACGAGCCCAACTCGTACGACGGCCCCGCCCAGACCGACGAGCCGCTGCACGCCCCGCTCGCCGTCACCGGCCACACCGGAAGCTGGACCACCGCCGCGCACGCCAAGGACGACGACTTCCACCAGGCCGGCGAGCTCTACCGGCTGATGTCCGAGGACGAGAAGGCCCGCCTGATCGCCAACCTGGCGGGCTCGCTGGCCTCGGTCGTCCGCGACGACGTGGTGGAGAAGAACCTCGCCCACTTCCACGCCGCCGACCGCGACTACGGCTCCCGTCTGGCCACGGCAGTGGCGCAGCTCCGCGCCGCGAACGAGGACTGA
- a CDS encoding IclR family transcriptional regulator, whose product MSTVSWGGREGLLGAGAGGAGPFGVLRRALRLLEAVDRRPGGATLGELARELTMPETLVQQLAEELETEGYLVNLDGAWALGGAFTLLGAQHREPMVRARLHHRLAELRDELGAAVYFSRYHDGELSVEAVSADEHAPAVHEWVDFRATAHASAIGKCLLAQLDHDARLDHLARHPVARLTSRTITETDRLLHRLDRQPATVPVLDLQEYSMDTVCAAVPIVAGSTVGCLATSLPVDQAYRLREAADLLTLRATPLMLAMAV is encoded by the coding sequence ATGTCGACGGTGAGTTGGGGTGGGCGCGAGGGGCTGCTCGGGGCGGGGGCCGGCGGGGCCGGGCCGTTCGGGGTGCTGCGGCGGGCGCTGCGGCTGCTGGAGGCGGTGGACCGGCGGCCCGGCGGCGCCACGCTCGGTGAACTGGCCCGGGAGCTGACCATGCCGGAGACCCTGGTGCAGCAGCTCGCCGAGGAGCTGGAGACCGAGGGGTACCTGGTGAACCTGGACGGCGCGTGGGCGCTGGGCGGGGCGTTCACCCTGCTGGGCGCGCAGCACCGGGAGCCGATGGTGCGCGCCAGGCTGCACCATCGCCTGGCGGAACTGCGCGACGAGCTGGGCGCCGCGGTGTACTTCAGCCGCTACCACGACGGCGAGCTGTCGGTGGAGGCGGTGAGCGCCGACGAGCACGCCCCGGCGGTGCACGAGTGGGTGGACTTCCGGGCGACGGCGCACGCCTCGGCGATCGGGAAGTGCCTGCTCGCCCAACTCGACCACGACGCACGGCTGGACCACCTGGCCCGGCACCCGGTGGCCCGGCTGACCTCCCGCACCATTACCGAGACCGACCGGCTGCTGCACCGCCTGGACCGGCAGCCGGCCACCGTCCCGGTGCTGGACCTGCAGGAGTACTCGATGGACACGGTGTGCGCGGCCGTGCCGATCGTCGCGGGCAGCACGGTGGGCTGCCTGGCGACCTCGCTCCCGGTGGATCAGGCGTACCGGCTGCGCGAGGCGGCCGACCTGCTGACCCTGCGGGCGACGCCGCTGATGCTGGCGATGGCGGTCTGA
- a CDS encoding GNAT family N-acetyltransferase translates to MSEHLGRAVVRPYEPRDRADLFDICVRTGELGGDSRQTYPDLDLLPSIFAAPYAELEPDLAFVVDDGTRAVGYVVATADTAAFVQRFRAEWLPTVVDRYPPLTTEPGTPSEVMVHLLHTPERMVLPELADYPAHLHIDLLPSHQRAGYGRELMETLLAALAAKGVPAVHLGMVTANTPARAFYDRLGFHVLPVPDPGPLTYLGRSTS, encoded by the coding sequence ATGAGTGAACACCTGGGGCGGGCCGTGGTGCGCCCGTACGAGCCGCGCGACCGCGCCGACCTGTTCGACATCTGCGTCCGGACGGGCGAGCTGGGCGGCGACTCCCGGCAGACCTACCCGGACCTCGACCTGCTGCCGAGCATCTTCGCCGCGCCGTACGCCGAACTGGAGCCGGACCTGGCCTTCGTGGTCGACGACGGCACCCGCGCGGTCGGCTACGTGGTGGCGACGGCGGACACGGCCGCGTTCGTGCAGCGGTTCCGCGCGGAGTGGCTGCCGACCGTGGTGGACCGTTACCCGCCGCTGACCACCGAGCCGGGCACGCCCAGTGAAGTGATGGTGCACCTGCTGCACACCCCCGAGCGGATGGTGCTGCCGGAGCTCGCCGACTACCCGGCGCACCTGCACATCGACCTGCTGCCAAGTCACCAACGCGCCGGCTACGGGCGCGAGTTGATGGAGACGCTGCTCGCCGCGCTGGCCGCCAAGGGGGTGCCCGCGGTGCACCTGGGCATGGTGACCGCCAACACCCCGGCCCGTGCCTTCTACGACCGCCTCGGCTTCCACGTCCTCCCGGTGCCCGACCCCGGCCCGCTCACCTACCTGGGCCGGTCCACCTCCTGA
- a CDS encoding winged helix-turn-helix domain-containing protein: MRFGLLGTLSAHDGTGECPVRGPKARTLLAVLLLHPNRPVSLDRLIDALWGARAPATAEASLRNLVARLRRALGDLAVRPGAPGRLRRPPGRPGPHPDRRGRERLTARHCTGVPIAEGGRIARAAGADPPIRSGRPRWSTSPPVPGPSPPDRGGTSIGRTSVSTRSGSPLVSTVVGRAGEELAVRRQWVGDAFTRPGR; encoded by the coding sequence GTGCGGTTCGGCTTGCTGGGGACGCTGTCGGCCCACGACGGCACGGGTGAGTGTCCGGTTCGCGGGCCGAAGGCCCGGACGCTGCTCGCCGTGCTGCTGCTCCACCCGAACCGGCCCGTGAGCCTGGACCGGCTGATCGACGCACTGTGGGGAGCGCGGGCGCCGGCCACCGCGGAAGCCTCGCTGCGCAACCTGGTCGCCCGGCTGCGCCGCGCGCTCGGCGACCTGGCGGTCCGCCCTGGAGCACCTGGCCGGCTCCGACGTCCTCCAGGTCGCCCAGGTCCGCACCCTGATCGCCGAGGCCGAGAGCGCCTGACGGCCCGTCATTGCACGGGTGTCCCGATCGCCGAGGGCGGACGAATTGCGCGGGCGGCCGGAGCGGATCCCCCGATCCGGTCCGGCCGCCCGCGGTGGTCGACGAGTCCCCCCGTCCCCGGTCCAAGTCCCCCGGACCGGGGCGGTACGTCGATCGGGCGGACCTCGGTGAGTACGAGGTCCGGTTCCCCCTTGGTGTCCACCGTAGTGGGGCGGGCGGGGGAGGAGTTGGCGGTGCGTCGACAGTGGGTTGGCGATGCGTTCACTCGGCCCGGGCGGTGA
- a CDS encoding helix-turn-helix domain-containing protein, whose product MAATSAQVDPAEGLDPRDRFEAWRDLIGLTRDCEATSPHADRFSAELRRSELGPVTFLGTSFPSARFKRSDARVRRSDPGVFHLTLVLNGELTLSRDAMPDQTFRTGEMTLLDSSRSYDLRALGARTTEPDRPRVDAVGIDFPTSLLPMSPFQLRKLLGRSYRVGGGSGALVSDFLLSLDRQSDVLGPAAAARLGPLAVDLVSVWLAEELDGVAALSPTARRRVLVEQVRAFVRRNLHDPELTPSVIAAAHHISVSYLHRVFSQESPGETVAGWIRRQRLAKAHRDLADPVLRATPIHTVAARWGMPRPDDFSRAFRSVYGLSPRDHRRQSLTARAE is encoded by the coding sequence ATGGCGGCGACGAGTGCCCAGGTCGACCCGGCCGAGGGCCTGGACCCCAGGGACCGGTTCGAAGCCTGGCGGGACCTGATCGGCCTCACCCGGGACTGCGAGGCCACCAGCCCGCACGCCGACCGCTTCAGCGCCGAACTGCGCCGCTCCGAACTCGGACCCGTCACCTTCCTCGGCACCTCGTTCCCCTCCGCCCGGTTCAAGCGCTCCGACGCCCGGGTGCGGCGCTCCGACCCCGGCGTGTTCCACCTGACCCTGGTGCTCAACGGCGAGCTGACGCTGTCCCGCGACGCCATGCCCGACCAGACCTTCCGCACGGGCGAGATGACACTGCTCGACAGCTCCCGCTCGTACGACCTCCGCGCCCTCGGCGCCCGCACCACCGAACCCGACCGCCCCCGGGTCGACGCGGTCGGCATCGACTTCCCGACCTCGCTGCTGCCGATGTCACCGTTCCAGCTGCGCAAGCTGCTCGGCCGCAGCTACCGCGTCGGCGGCGGCAGCGGAGCCCTGGTCTCGGACTTCCTGCTCAGCCTGGACCGGCAGTCCGACGTCCTCGGCCCCGCCGCGGCCGCCCGGCTCGGCCCGCTCGCGGTCGACCTGGTCTCCGTCTGGCTCGCCGAGGAGCTCGACGGCGTCGCCGCGCTCTCCCCCACCGCCCGGCGGCGCGTCCTGGTCGAGCAGGTGCGGGCGTTCGTCCGCCGCAACCTGCACGACCCCGAGCTGACCCCCTCGGTGATCGCCGCCGCCCACCACATCTCGGTCAGCTACCTGCACCGGGTGTTCTCCCAGGAGTCCCCCGGCGAGACCGTCGCCGGCTGGATCCGCCGCCAGCGCCTCGCCAAGGCCCACCGCGACCTCGCCGACCCCGTCCTGCGCGCCACCCCCATCCACACCGTCGCCGCCCGCTGGGGCATGCCCCGCCCCGACGACTTCAGCCGCGCCTTCCGCAGCGTCTACGGCCTCTCCCCCCGCGACCACCGCCGGCAGTCCCTCACCGCCCGGGCCGAGTGA